CCCGCCCGGCCCGCGCCTCCGCGAGGGCGATGCCGAGCCACTGCCGGGCCAGTTCCTGATCCATGCGGGGAGCCTTCCCGAGGCGCCGGGCTCACGCCTCCGTCGGAGGGCTGCTCTGCCCGGCGGCGGGCAGGAGGGACCGCGGACGGGGCCGGGCCGTCACGCGACGGCGTCGGCCGCCTCCTCGTAGGGGAAGCGGGCGAGTGGCGTCTCGCTCGCGAAGAAGGTCCTGGCGCGGGTCATCGCGCTCTCGTCGGCCCGGACCCGGCCCGGGCGGGAGGCCGTTCCCGTCAAGACGCCGCCGAACCGCATCCGCAGGTAGGCCGCCGAGTGGCTCAGGCCGGTCACCAGGCCTTCCGCGACGACGTGGGCGTCGTCCGCCATGGCCGTCACGCCCCACAGCGTGCCGCCTGCCATACGCTCCTTGAAGTCCGAGCCCGGCACGTTCAGCCAGCCCGACCAGTAGTCCAGATAGCGCTTGGTCTGCGCGGAGAGGCTGTACCAGTACAGCGGCGAGACGATGACGATGTCGGTGGCCTGCACCGTGGCTCGCAGCAGCAACTCCTCGACCTCGTCCGCCTGCCGACCGGCCACCTCGTGCCGCCCGTCCTGGAAGTCCGGCAGGTCCAGCCGGTTCAGGTCGACCCAGCGCTGCGGGATGTCGGAGGGCAGGTGCGCGGCGGCCGCCCGGGCCAGGATCTCGGAGTTTCCGTCGGCGCGGGAGCTGCCGAGGACGAAGAGGAACGAGCGGTCCGTGCCGCTCGCGGCGTCGAGGGTCATGTCTGCTCCGGTGTCGTCAGGGGTGTTCCGGTGCCAACTGCGCCCCGCCTGGGAGTATTCCGGAACCATCGGCCATCTACTCCGCCGCGGTACCCGCCGCGCAGTACATCGCCGCGATCCTCTCCGATCCGCGCACCGCGGCCATCGGTGCGTACGGGCACCCGCCCAACGAGATCCGTCAGCGCTCGCTGCGCGCGGAGTTGCTGATCTGGCTGGGGTCGCTCGCGTCGCACGCCGACGAGAACGTGAAAGCGTACGCATCATTCGGGCATGTCCCGTCACCAGAAGAGGAGACGATGCTCGCGCTCCGGCCGGCCCGCCGTTGTCGCGTTGCCGGCAGGCGCGGAGGATCTTGTAGTGCTTCATGCGCGCGAAGGCGTGCTCGACGCGGGCTCGCACCCGTCGGTGATCGGCGTTGTCCTCTTCCTCGCATAGTCGACGGTCACGGAGCCGACCGGGGCCAACAACCCGAGCCGGCCGGTGATCAGGTCGAAGTCCGTTCGGCGGACACCGAGCCGGCGCGCGGCCTGGTCCGGGCCCAGGGGGACGTGCCGGTCGAGCAAGGCGAGCAGGTCCGGCGGCGGGCGAGCGCGGCCACCTGGTCCAGGTGGACGTCGGGGAACTGCGTGTCGCCGCCGAGGTAGACAGCAGGCCGGCACGGACGAGGTGGCCGACGGCCGCCGCGGTCACCCGCGGCCGGAGGATCAGGAGCGGCACCCCCAGGGCCTGCGTCAGGCGGTCTGCTGCCGCCCCGGCACCGATCGGGCCCCGCAGCGCCGCGCGCACGGCCTCGGTGAGAAGCACCGCTTCCATGACAGTGGCGACCGTGACGGTGCACCACCCCATGACAGCGGCAACCATCCGGACGCCTCTTCCGCGTCAGCAGCAGACTCCGCCCCTAACCACCTGACCAGCACAAACCCACCAGCCTGACGGGCCGTCACCGCCAACCCTCACTGACACCGAACCGGCGCATCGTAGCCAGAAGGGCGCTGAAGCGGTGCGAGGTGAGCAGGTGGGCGCGCAGCAGGGTGAGGTGGGTGATCGGGGCGGCCAGGATGCATGCGGCCACGACCGACCAGGCCGGGCCCGGGTCGAGCGGGCGGTAGCCGGCCACGGGGACCGGTTTACCCAGGGCGGCGCGAACGTCGAGGAGTTCGGCGACCGTGGTACAGGTCCGCCCGGGCGCGGCGGACCCGACCCTCGACGAGATAGACGCACTGCCGCATCCGGCTGGCGGGTACAAGATCCCCCGCCAGTTGGTGATCGCCCCCGGAGATCCAGCGCTCCCCCGG
This sequence is a window from Streptomyces sp. HUAS YS2. Protein-coding genes within it:
- a CDS encoding flavodoxin family protein — protein: MTLDAASGTDRSFLFVLGSSRADGNSEILARAAAAHLPSDIPQRWVDLNRLDLPDFQDGRHEVAGRQADEVEELLLRATVQATDIVIVSPLYWYSLSAQTKRYLDYWSGWLNVPGSDFKERMAGGTLWGVTAMADDAHVVAEGLVTGLSHSAAYLRMRFGGVLTGTASRPGRVRADESAMTRARTFFASETPLARFPYEEAADAVA